Proteins encoded together in one Variovorax paradoxus EPS window:
- a CDS encoding MurR/RpiR family transcriptional regulator — protein MTTSLLRKIAEIRSGAPATRRAILDLILEDPDRVLEESFEQLAERSRSSVPTIMRTCRDLGFAGLREFKLALAQELALGGSPLHRRVNIEDAADEVVGKIARSAAASVSGVRGQLDMQVLDGAVAAIAAAPHVDLYGAGATSWFMANDLQARLFRLGLSANAWADYHLQQVAGAAQRPGGVVIAISHVGGMPSLLDAVDIARGQGAKVVALTRPGTALAAKADFLLGLSVPDDAVMHVGIDAYLTHLTAIEILTVLVAQRRGEPAVQRLQRAREAFQRHGIDATTHPLQSWDGGGINDEKGGRAS, from the coding sequence ATGACCACCTCCCTGCTCCGGAAGATCGCGGAGATCCGCAGCGGTGCCCCGGCCACGCGGCGCGCGATTCTCGACCTGATCCTCGAAGACCCCGACCGCGTGCTGGAAGAGAGCTTCGAGCAACTGGCCGAGCGCTCGCGCAGCTCGGTGCCGACCATCATGCGCACCTGCCGCGACCTGGGCTTTGCAGGCCTGCGCGAATTCAAGCTCGCGCTCGCGCAGGAGCTGGCGCTCGGCGGCTCGCCGCTGCACCGCCGCGTCAACATCGAGGACGCGGCCGACGAAGTGGTCGGCAAGATCGCGCGCAGCGCCGCGGCTTCTGTCTCGGGCGTGCGCGGCCAGCTCGACATGCAGGTGCTCGACGGCGCCGTGGCGGCCATCGCGGCCGCGCCGCACGTGGACCTGTACGGTGCAGGCGCCACCTCGTGGTTCATGGCCAACGATCTGCAGGCGCGGCTCTTCCGCCTCGGCCTTTCGGCGAACGCATGGGCCGACTACCACCTGCAGCAAGTCGCCGGCGCGGCGCAGCGGCCGGGCGGCGTGGTCATCGCCATCTCGCACGTCGGCGGCATGCCCTCGCTGCTCGACGCGGTGGACATCGCGCGCGGGCAGGGCGCCAAGGTGGTCGCGCTCACGCGGCCCGGCACGGCGCTCGCGGCGAAGGCCGACTTTTTGCTGGGCCTCTCCGTGCCCGACGATGCGGTGATGCACGTGGGCATCGATGCCTATCTCACGCACCTCACCGCCATCGAGATTCTCACGGTGCTGGTCGCGCAACGCCGCGGCGAGCCCGCCGTGCAGCGCCTGCAGCGCGCACGCGAAGCCTTCCAGCGCCATGGCATCGACGCGACCACGCACCCGCTGCAAAGCTGGGACGGCGGCGGCATCAATGACGAAAAAGGAGGACGCGCATCGTGA
- a CDS encoding LysR family transcriptional regulator, with product MTFKQLEALYWIGQLGGFAQAANQLHTSQSAVSKRVHELELLFDTELFDRSQRTARLTEKGEEMFVLAKKLLEQRDAAVEQFGKPGVVERRIRIGVTELTAMTWLPRLVGLIQQHYPKVILEPDVDDSLQLRDKLLVDALDVVIVPDTFTDSRMQSKVIGKVKSAWMCKPGVVQTTGTVRLHDLARHRMLVQGNNSGTGRAYDAWMKDQGVQPSNVIVVSNLVALTGLTVSGLGVSYLPRECLAPLVAAGMLSVIEVTPPLPVVRYVAMHKGEHRSALTSSIVMLAQECCDFTRMFQAQAEDEEAS from the coding sequence ATGACCTTCAAGCAACTCGAAGCCCTCTACTGGATCGGCCAGCTCGGCGGCTTCGCCCAGGCCGCGAACCAGTTGCACACATCCCAATCGGCCGTATCCAAACGGGTGCATGAACTGGAGCTGCTGTTCGACACCGAACTCTTCGACCGCAGCCAGCGCACCGCGCGCCTCACCGAAAAGGGCGAGGAGATGTTCGTGCTCGCCAAGAAGCTGCTGGAGCAGCGCGATGCCGCGGTCGAGCAGTTCGGCAAGCCCGGCGTGGTGGAGCGCCGCATCCGCATCGGCGTGACCGAACTCACCGCGATGACGTGGCTGCCGCGCCTCGTCGGCCTCATCCAGCAGCACTACCCCAAGGTGATCCTCGAACCCGACGTGGACGACAGCCTGCAGTTGCGCGACAAGCTCCTGGTCGATGCGCTCGACGTGGTCATCGTGCCCGACACCTTCACCGACTCGCGCATGCAGAGCAAGGTCATCGGCAAGGTGAAGAGCGCGTGGATGTGCAAGCCCGGCGTGGTGCAGACGACGGGCACCGTGCGCCTGCACGACCTCGCGCGGCACCGCATGCTGGTGCAGGGCAACAACTCGGGCACGGGGCGCGCCTACGACGCGTGGATGAAAGACCAGGGCGTGCAGCCGTCCAACGTGATCGTGGTGAGCAACCTCGTCGCGCTCACCGGGCTCACCGTGTCCGGGCTGGGCGTGAGCTACCTGCCGCGCGAATGCCTCGCCCCGCTGGTCGCGGCCGGCATGCTGTCGGTGATCGAGGTCACGCCGCCCCTACCGGTGGTGCGCTACGTCGCGATGCACAAGGGCGAGCACCGCAGCGCGCTCACCTCGTCGATCGTGATGCTGGCGCAGGAGTGCTGCGATTTCACGCGGATGTTCCAGGCGCAGGCGGAAGACGAAGAAGCTTCCTAG
- a CDS encoding ABC transporter ATP-binding protein — translation MANANNTPHAPRLTVSNLSTSFPTEDGLIRSVADVSFSIQPGKTTALVGESGSGKSVTSLTLMRLLPRTANAQVSGSASFVTREGKTLDLLKIGEPEMRSLRGNQLSMIFQEPMTSLNPVFTIGEQIAESVRLHKGLDRKAALAHALRMLELVEIPAAAQRIHEYPHQLSGGMRQRVMIALAMACDPTLLIADEPTTALDVTIQAQILELMRRLQAETGMSILFITHNLGVVAHHADDVVVLYAGRVVESAPVRPLFAQPEHPYTQGLLACLPGKARVPGQPKPKRLFAIRGQVSSPLAPPPGCAFEPRCDLALAECSVAMPPLIETHHGREARCIRVQPAQPLVRAA, via the coding sequence ATGGCGAACGCCAACAACACGCCACACGCGCCACGCCTCACGGTCAGCAACCTGAGCACCAGCTTCCCCACCGAGGACGGCCTGATCCGTTCGGTGGCCGACGTGAGCTTCTCCATCCAGCCGGGCAAGACGACCGCGCTGGTCGGCGAATCGGGCTCGGGCAAGTCGGTCACCAGCCTCACGCTGATGCGCCTGTTGCCCAGGACCGCGAACGCGCAGGTCAGCGGCAGCGCCTCGTTCGTCACGCGCGAAGGCAAGACGCTCGACCTCTTGAAGATCGGCGAGCCCGAGATGCGGTCGCTGCGCGGCAACCAGCTGTCGATGATCTTCCAGGAGCCGATGACCAGCCTGAACCCGGTCTTCACCATCGGCGAGCAGATCGCCGAGAGCGTGCGCCTGCACAAGGGGCTGGACCGCAAGGCCGCGCTCGCGCATGCGCTGCGCATGCTGGAGCTGGTCGAGATTCCGGCCGCGGCACAACGCATCCACGAGTACCCGCACCAGCTCTCGGGCGGCATGCGCCAGCGCGTGATGATCGCGCTCGCGATGGCCTGCGACCCGACGCTCCTGATCGCCGACGAGCCCACCACCGCGCTGGACGTGACCATCCAGGCGCAGATCCTGGAGCTCATGCGGCGCCTGCAGGCCGAGACCGGCATGAGCATCCTCTTCATCACGCACAACCTGGGCGTGGTCGCGCACCATGCGGACGATGTGGTGGTGCTGTATGCGGGCCGCGTGGTCGAGAGCGCGCCGGTGCGGCCGCTGTTCGCGCAGCCGGAGCATCCGTACACGCAGGGCCTACTGGCGTGTCTCCCGGGCAAGGCGCGCGTTCCGGGGCAACCGAAGCCCAAGCGGCTCTTTGCGATCCGCGGGCAGGTATCGAGCCCGCTCGCGCCGCCGCCCGGCTGCGCCTTCGAGCCGCGCTGCGACCTGGCGCTGGCCGAATGCAGCGTGGCAATGCCGCCGCTGATCGAGACGCACCATGGGCGCGAAGCGCGCTGCATTCGCGTGCAGCCGGCCCAGCCTTTGGTGAGGGCCGCATGA
- a CDS encoding lactonase family protein — MTHSPSLPGQNRRAVMQWIGGASALGALTPLVPAGAQTPETANNSAAASTAPAPRFAYVGTYTFDAPGGTAGGPASKGIYVLAMRDGGWTPVQTVASANPSFLAVHPSRRFLYAINEIDTYQGLPTGTAEAYAIDANDGRLTLLNRQPLSLSGVIPAHLAVSPDGRALAVALYGGGAYNVLPIEADGRLGKVSGIEKETGSGPVTERQESPHPHMVLFDASGQRVLGTDLGTDRINAFTLADGKLAVLGRTSVASGSGPRHLALHPSQRFLYLVNELDATVASFSYDAASGKVEEQRQRVSTLPDGYSGQTSAAALVMHPSGQFLYATNRRLKSDHPMADSIAAFRIDAGNGALTPLQHWSEGLRFPRALAMAPGGGHLYALSQKGDTILRLHIDPASGKLDQPMQVAQVPTPVCLVFA; from the coding sequence ATGACACACAGCCCCAGCCTCCCCGGCCAGAACCGCCGCGCCGTGATGCAGTGGATCGGCGGCGCCTCCGCCCTTGGCGCGTTGACGCCGCTGGTCCCTGCCGGTGCGCAGACTCCTGAGACAGCGAACAACAGCGCGGCCGCCAGCACCGCGCCCGCGCCCCGTTTCGCCTACGTCGGCACCTACACCTTCGACGCGCCCGGCGGCACCGCCGGCGGCCCGGCATCCAAGGGCATCTACGTGCTCGCCATGCGCGACGGCGGCTGGACGCCGGTGCAGACCGTCGCAAGTGCGAACCCATCGTTCCTCGCGGTGCACCCCAGCCGGCGCTTCCTCTACGCGATCAACGAAATCGACACCTACCAGGGCCTGCCCACAGGCACGGCCGAGGCCTATGCGATCGATGCGAACGACGGGCGGCTCACGCTGCTCAACCGCCAGCCGCTCTCGCTCTCGGGCGTGATCCCTGCGCACCTCGCGGTGTCGCCCGATGGCCGCGCGCTGGCCGTCGCCCTGTATGGCGGCGGCGCCTACAACGTGCTGCCGATCGAGGCGGACGGCAGGCTCGGCAAGGTCTCGGGCATCGAGAAGGAAACCGGGTCCGGCCCCGTCACCGAACGGCAGGAATCGCCGCATCCGCACATGGTGCTGTTCGATGCCTCGGGCCAGCGCGTGCTCGGCACCGACCTCGGCACCGATCGCATCAATGCGTTCACGCTCGCCGATGGCAAGCTGGCCGTGCTCGGCCGCACGTCGGTCGCGTCCGGCAGCGGCCCGCGCCACCTCGCACTGCATCCGTCGCAGCGCTTCCTGTACTTGGTGAACGAGCTCGATGCCACGGTCGCCTCTTTCAGCTACGACGCAGCGAGCGGCAAGGTCGAGGAACAGCGCCAGCGCGTCTCGACCCTGCCCGATGGCTACAGCGGCCAGACGAGCGCGGCGGCGCTGGTGATGCATCCGTCAGGGCAGTTTCTCTATGCGACCAACCGCCGGTTGAAGTCGGACCACCCGATGGCCGACAGCATCGCCGCGTTCCGCATCGATGCAGGCAACGGCGCGCTGACACCGCTGCAACACTGGAGTGAGGGCCTGCGCTTTCCGCGCGCGCTGGCGATGGCGCCGGGTGGCGGCCACCTCTACGCGCTCAGCCAGAAGGGCGACACCATCCTGCGCCTGCACATCGATCCGGCGAGCGGCAAGCTCGACCAGCCGATGCAAGTGGCGCAGGTGCCTACGCCGGTGTGCCTGGTGTTTGCCTGA
- a CDS encoding KTSC domain-containing protein, producing MPGVCLTASRDLTCGSGTVYQYPNVDAKLHADLLAADSIGTFFSRNINQRPFKKPAPLKAA from the coding sequence GTGCCTGGTGTTTGCCTGACGGCTAGCCGTGACCTCACCTGCGGGTCCGGCACGGTCTATCAGTACCCGAACGTCGACGCGAAGCTGCATGCAGACCTCTTGGCGGCAGACTCCATCGGCACGTTCTTCAGCAGGAACATCAACCAGCGGCCCTTCAAAAAGCCCGCCCCGCTCAAGGCGGCTTGA
- a CDS encoding shikimate kinase, translating into MHTAAPHFVVHLVGPGGAGKTTAGPLLAGRLGWRFVDLDREFIAREGDVAAYMAVHGYAGYAQRNVAVYREAMNARSAPTVFALSSGFMTYGATTEAQYAVLRQAIEHGALTALLLPSFDLETCVEAIVQRQLARPYLSGNRANEEARIRERFPAFMALQCARFDSSEAPRELAMRIEQFVRARCAA; encoded by the coding sequence ATGCACACAGCGGCACCTCATTTCGTCGTTCACCTCGTCGGCCCCGGCGGCGCCGGGAAGACCACGGCCGGCCCTTTGCTGGCAGGCCGGCTCGGCTGGCGCTTCGTGGATCTGGATCGGGAGTTCATCGCGCGGGAAGGCGATGTCGCCGCGTACATGGCAGTCCATGGGTATGCGGGCTATGCGCAGCGAAACGTAGCTGTCTATCGCGAGGCGATGAACGCACGCTCGGCACCCACCGTCTTCGCGCTCTCGTCCGGTTTCATGACCTACGGTGCAACGACGGAGGCGCAATACGCGGTGCTTCGACAGGCCATCGAGCACGGCGCGCTGACCGCGTTACTGCTGCCGTCTTTCGATCTGGAAACATGCGTTGAGGCCATCGTGCAAAGACAACTGGCGCGGCCGTACCTGTCGGGCAACCGGGCGAACGAAGAAGCGCGCATACGCGAGCGGTTTCCCGCGTTCATGGCGCTGCAGTGCGCGCGGTTCGACAGCAGCGAAGCACCGCGGGAGCTTGCGATGCGGATCGAGCAATTCGTGCGTGCGCGGTGCGCCGCATGA
- a CDS encoding amino acid deaminase yields the protein MTTMTDTAATSAIKANFTDPLLGSNFKGYPRTQPPRLRSEVGAAGWNVLAGDLPLPLAMLKREALEHNLAWMQSRVREWGIDLAPHGKTTMSPQLFQRQLDAGAWGLTFATVTQLAVGVAAGARRTLIANQVVSDEDLAGIQLLLSANAGLRIVFLVDSLAQLALIEDWAKRHTASVPFEVMIEIGVEGARTGCRTHEEAVTLATRLRASEKVKLVGIETYEGQGATGVSEPDTAYANTLMDRVEAIARHCDTQKLFETDEVLVSAGGSAIFDLVAGRLKPALGSPVRGLLRSGCYVTHDHGFYKRMVSAVDERLGCDCGESLRPAMEVWATVQSRPEPGLAILAVGKRDISFDLSMPVPIGRAARGAREAEAVPAGWKITALNDQHAYLRWDANEEAEAPKVGDRVGLGISHPCTTFDKWHWMPIVENDYRVSDAVAMHF from the coding sequence ATGACGACCATGACAGACACCGCCGCAACCTCCGCTATCAAAGCCAACTTCACCGACCCGCTGCTCGGCAGCAACTTCAAGGGCTACCCGCGCACCCAGCCGCCGCGCCTGCGCAGCGAAGTCGGTGCCGCTGGCTGGAACGTGCTGGCCGGCGACCTGCCGCTGCCGCTGGCAATGCTCAAGCGCGAGGCGCTGGAGCACAACCTCGCGTGGATGCAGTCGCGGGTGCGCGAGTGGGGCATCGACCTTGCGCCGCACGGCAAGACGACCATGTCGCCGCAGCTCTTCCAGCGTCAGCTCGATGCGGGCGCGTGGGGGCTGACCTTCGCCACTGTCACGCAATTGGCCGTGGGCGTGGCGGCCGGGGCGCGCCGCACGCTCATTGCGAATCAGGTGGTGAGCGATGAAGACCTGGCGGGCATCCAGCTGCTGTTGAGTGCGAATGCGGGTCTGCGCATCGTGTTCCTGGTCGATTCGCTCGCGCAGCTCGCGCTCATCGAAGACTGGGCCAAGCGCCACACCGCGAGCGTGCCCTTCGAAGTGATGATCGAGATCGGCGTCGAAGGCGCGCGCACCGGCTGCCGCACGCACGAAGAGGCCGTGACACTCGCCACGCGCCTGCGCGCAAGCGAGAAGGTCAAGCTCGTCGGCATCGAGACCTACGAAGGGCAGGGCGCCACCGGCGTCAGCGAGCCCGACACCGCATATGCGAACACGCTGATGGACCGCGTCGAAGCCATCGCGCGTCACTGCGACACGCAGAAGCTCTTCGAGACCGACGAGGTGCTGGTATCGGCCGGCGGCTCGGCGATCTTCGACCTCGTGGCCGGGCGCCTGAAGCCCGCGTTAGGTTCTCCGGTGCGGGGCTTGCTGCGCTCGGGCTGCTACGTCACGCACGACCACGGCTTCTACAAGCGCATGGTCAGCGCGGTGGACGAGCGCCTGGGTTGCGACTGCGGCGAAAGCCTGCGCCCCGCCATGGAAGTCTGGGCCACGGTGCAATCGCGCCCCGAGCCGGGCCTTGCGATCCTTGCCGTGGGCAAGCGCGACATCTCGTTCGATCTCTCGATGCCCGTGCCCATCGGACGCGCGGCACGCGGGGCGCGCGAAGCAGAGGCCGTGCCCGCCGGTTGGAAGATCACCGCACTCAACGACCAGCACGCGTACCTGCGCTGGGATGCGAACGAGGAAGCGGAGGCGCCCAAGGTCGGCGACCGCGTCGGCCTCGGCATCTCGCACCCCTGCACCACCTTCGACAAATGGCACTGGATGCCCATCGTCGAGAACGACTACCGCGTGAGCGACGCCGTCGCCATGCATTTCTGA
- a CDS encoding N-acyl-D-amino-acid deacylase family protein: MSDPQAVKAVLLEAGLVVDGSGGPSWPGDVLLQGDRILALGEGLRGRLPEGLTLADVEVIDCSAKVIAPGFIDAHTHDDAIVLRDPLCLPKVSQGITTVVTGNCGISLAPYRTPQSQPPLTLLGADSFKHATMAEYRAAVDATQPALNVAALVGHTTLRFATMQALDRPASGDELAHMESLLDSCMADGAHGMSSGLFYEEAFAAPAEEVTALARVVARYGGVYATHLRSEMQQIIEALHEAGDSAFNAGVPLVISHHKCAGPANWGRTKETLPLIESLAQRQQIAMDVYPYVAGSTVLREDLVDGVIDVLLTWSDPHPEMTGRLLSDIAREWGTTEQEACVRLKPGGACYFQMQEEDVERVIAHPLTMIGSDGLPHDRHPHPRLWGAFPRVFARYWRQRRLFTLEQAVHKMTGMTARNLRIADRGLLRVGTMADVVVFDPETIADTATYDKPHGVSLGVERVFVNGVLAYRGGEGEARVLARAGRMLTRGS; the protein is encoded by the coding sequence GTGAGCGACCCCCAAGCCGTGAAAGCCGTATTGCTCGAAGCCGGCCTCGTGGTCGACGGTTCGGGTGGACCCTCGTGGCCCGGCGACGTGCTGCTGCAGGGCGACCGCATCCTCGCGCTCGGCGAGGGCCTGCGCGGGCGCTTGCCCGAAGGGCTCACGCTCGCCGACGTCGAGGTGATCGACTGCAGCGCCAAGGTCATCGCGCCCGGCTTCATCGACGCGCACACGCACGACGATGCGATCGTGCTGCGCGATCCGCTGTGCCTGCCCAAGGTGTCGCAGGGCATCACCACCGTGGTGACGGGCAACTGCGGCATCTCGCTCGCGCCGTACCGCACGCCGCAATCCCAACCGCCGCTCACGCTGCTGGGCGCCGATTCTTTCAAGCACGCGACGATGGCCGAGTACCGCGCCGCCGTCGATGCGACGCAGCCCGCGCTCAATGTGGCCGCGCTCGTGGGCCACACCACGCTGCGCTTCGCGACGATGCAGGCGCTCGACCGACCCGCGAGTGGCGATGAATTGGCGCACATGGAATCGCTGCTCGACAGTTGCATGGCAGACGGTGCGCACGGCATGTCGTCAGGCCTGTTCTATGAAGAGGCCTTCGCTGCGCCGGCAGAGGAAGTGACCGCGCTCGCGCGTGTCGTCGCGCGCTACGGGGGCGTGTACGCCACGCACCTGCGCAGCGAGATGCAGCAGATCATCGAGGCGCTGCACGAGGCTGGCGACTCGGCTTTCAACGCGGGCGTGCCGCTGGTCATCTCGCACCACAAGTGCGCCGGCCCCGCGAACTGGGGCCGCACGAAAGAGACGCTGCCGCTGATCGAATCGCTCGCGCAGCGCCAGCAGATCGCGATGGACGTGTACCCCTACGTGGCCGGCTCCACCGTGCTGCGCGAAGACCTGGTGGATGGCGTCATCGACGTGCTGCTCACTTGGTCCGATCCGCATCCCGAGATGACAGGTCGGCTGCTCTCCGACATCGCGCGCGAATGGGGAACCACCGAGCAGGAGGCGTGCGTGCGGCTGAAGCCCGGCGGCGCCTGCTACTTCCAGATGCAGGAAGAAGACGTGGAGCGTGTCATCGCACACCCGCTCACGATGATCGGCAGCGACGGCCTGCCGCACGACCGCCATCCGCATCCGCGCCTGTGGGGTGCGTTCCCCCGCGTGTTCGCGCGCTACTGGCGCCAGCGTCGCCTGTTCACGCTGGAGCAGGCCGTTCACAAGATGACCGGCATGACCGCGCGCAACCTGCGCATCGCCGACCGCGGCCTGCTGCGCGTCGGCACGATGGCCGACGTGGTGGTGTTCGACCCCGAGACCATCGCCGACACCGCCACCTACGACAAGCCGCACGGCGTGAGCCTGGGCGTGGAGCGGGTGTTCGTAAACGGCGTGCTGGCGTATCGCGGCGGCGAGGGCGAAGCCCGCGTGCTTGCGCGCGCGGGGCGGATGCTCACGCGCGGAAGCTAG
- a CDS encoding FAD-binding protein encodes MSITVTRQDARYNTLKKGFNLRWPSTESDAASRIELVENAGDAAAALQRIVDAGLRPTLRSGGHCYEDFVSNNPDGAILDLSLLSGASTGKTDGRYRIGPGTQNWNGYLELYKQSNVTLPGGSCYSVGAGGHICGGGYGLLSRLQGLTVDWLSAVDILTVDARGKVVPRTVDAAREPELFRACRGAGGGNFGAITNYVFDTLPTAPREVAIAVVAFDWATMTPARFAELLSIYGDYWATRGKAPDTWGMFSLLKLTHRSSGQIVMLTQFCNPDGTCNDLTVLNDFLDRFRACTPVPLKGRPPGVGPAPQRGSGQLLCSKPHTVTRYDWLTATQYLNGSGENQRGKYKSAYMKQNFSAREAQRIYTHLTRTMPGVDLSQSLVQVDSYGGAVNKPERIGDTAVPQRASIMKLQYQTYWRSAADDAGHLRWISDFYRDVYGTPDVPERYAGTPYPGERYEGCYINYPDNDMLAYPFWSQLYYGDQGLYDFLRKAKRRYDPNNVFHHAMSVRP; translated from the coding sequence ATGTCAATCACCGTGACACGCCAGGATGCGCGCTACAACACCCTGAAAAAGGGCTTCAACCTGCGATGGCCGTCCACGGAGTCGGACGCGGCTTCGCGCATCGAGCTGGTGGAAAACGCGGGCGATGCCGCGGCCGCGTTGCAGCGCATCGTCGATGCGGGCCTGCGGCCCACGTTGCGCAGCGGTGGTCATTGCTATGAAGACTTCGTCTCCAACAACCCCGACGGCGCCATCCTCGACCTGAGCCTGCTCAGCGGCGCGAGCACCGGCAAGACCGACGGGCGCTATCGCATCGGCCCCGGCACGCAGAACTGGAACGGCTACCTGGAGCTGTACAAGCAGAGCAATGTCACGCTCCCCGGCGGTTCCTGCTATTCGGTGGGCGCGGGCGGACACATCTGCGGCGGCGGCTACGGCCTCTTGTCGCGCCTGCAGGGGCTCACGGTCGACTGGCTCTCCGCGGTGGACATCCTCACGGTCGATGCGCGCGGCAAGGTCGTGCCGCGCACCGTGGACGCGGCCCGCGAGCCCGAACTGTTCCGCGCCTGCCGCGGCGCGGGCGGCGGCAACTTCGGCGCGATCACCAATTACGTGTTCGACACCCTGCCGACGGCGCCGCGCGAAGTGGCGATCGCGGTGGTCGCGTTCGACTGGGCCACGATGACGCCCGCGCGCTTTGCCGAACTGCTCTCCATCTACGGCGACTACTGGGCCACGCGCGGCAAGGCGCCCGACACCTGGGGCATGTTCTCGCTGCTCAAGCTCACGCACCGCTCGTCGGGCCAGATCGTGATGCTCACGCAGTTCTGCAACCCCGACGGCACCTGCAACGACCTGACGGTGCTCAACGATTTCCTCGACCGCTTCCGCGCCTGCACGCCCGTGCCGCTGAAGGGCCGCCCACCGGGCGTGGGTCCGGCGCCGCAGCGGGGTAGCGGGCAGTTGCTGTGCTCCAAGCCGCACACCGTGACGCGCTACGACTGGCTCACCGCCACGCAGTACCTCAACGGCTCGGGCGAGAACCAGCGCGGCAAGTACAAGTCGGCCTACATGAAGCAGAACTTCAGCGCCCGCGAGGCGCAGCGCATCTACACGCACCTCACGCGCACGATGCCCGGCGTCGATCTGAGCCAGTCGCTGGTGCAGGTCGACTCCTATGGCGGCGCGGTCAACAAGCCCGAGCGCATCGGCGACACCGCCGTGCCGCAGCGCGCATCGATCATGAAGCTGCAGTACCAGACCTACTGGCGCAGCGCGGCGGACGATGCGGGCCACCTGCGCTGGATCAGCGACTTCTACCGCGACGTGTACGGCACGCCCGACGTGCCCGAGCGCTATGCCGGCACGCCCTACCCCGGCGAGCGCTACGAAGGCTGCTATATCAACTACCCCGACAACGACATGCTGGCGTATCCGTTCTGGTCGCAGCTTTACTACGGGGACCAGGGGCTCTACGACTTCCTGCGAAAAGCGAAGCGGCGCTACGACCCGAACAATGTCTTTCACCATGCCATGTCGGTGCGGCCCTGA
- a CDS encoding ABC transporter ATP-binding protein: MTAVSSSSPLIEVRGLKKYFGSSDRPVRAVDDVSFAIQPGETLGLVGESGSGKSTIGRTVLRLVERTEGQVLYRGDDIGALSGERMRKLRSKLQIIFQDPYASLNPKMRISAILGEALSTHGLHKGAAARDKRIAELLETVGLRAEHASRFPHEFSGGQRQRIGVARALAVEPEFIVADEPLSALDVSIQSQVINLLADLRERLGLTMLFISHDLDVVEYLCDRVVVLYLGKVMEVAETDELFARPSHPYTQALLAASPKPDPTLATERIALKGDIPSPISPPSGCVFRTRCPHAIEACAQTVPPLEEISPGHYSACIRKELLSNIAA, from the coding sequence ATGACCGCCGTTTCTTCTTCCTCTCCCCTCATCGAAGTCCGCGGCCTGAAGAAATACTTCGGCAGCAGCGACCGCCCCGTGCGCGCGGTCGACGACGTGTCGTTCGCCATCCAGCCCGGCGAGACGCTGGGGCTGGTTGGAGAATCAGGCTCGGGCAAGAGCACCATCGGCCGCACCGTGCTGCGCCTGGTCGAGCGCACCGAGGGCCAGGTGCTCTACCGCGGCGACGACATCGGCGCGCTCTCGGGCGAGCGCATGCGGAAGCTCCGCAGCAAGCTGCAGATCATTTTTCAGGACCCGTACGCGAGCCTGAATCCGAAGATGCGCATCAGCGCGATCCTTGGCGAGGCGCTGTCGACGCACGGGCTGCACAAAGGGGCAGCGGCGCGCGACAAGCGCATCGCCGAACTGCTGGAGACCGTCGGCTTGCGCGCCGAGCATGCGAGCCGGTTTCCGCACGAGTTCTCGGGCGGGCAGCGCCAGCGCATCGGCGTGGCGCGCGCGCTCGCGGTCGAGCCGGAGTTCATCGTGGCCGACGAGCCGCTGTCCGCACTCGACGTATCGATCCAGTCGCAGGTCATCAACCTGCTGGCGGACCTGCGCGAGCGCCTGGGTTTGACCATGCTCTTCATCTCGCACGATCTCGATGTGGTCGAGTACCTGTGCGACCGCGTGGTGGTGTTGTACCTGGGCAAGGTGATGGAAGTGGCCGAGACCGACGAGCTCTTCGCGCGGCCTTCGCACCCCTACACCCAGGCGCTTCTGGCCGCGAGCCCGAAGCCCGATCCGACGCTCGCGACCGAACGCATCGCGCTCAAGGGCGACATCCCCAGCCCCATCTCTCCCCCTTCGGGCTGCGTGTTCCGCACGCGCTGCCCGCACGCCATCGAGGCCTGCGCGCAGACCGTGCCGCCGCTCGAAGAAATTTCTCCCGGACACTACAGCGCCTGCATCCGCAAGGAACTGCTCTCCAACATCGCCGCATGA